Proteins from one Mucilaginibacter jinjuensis genomic window:
- a CDS encoding FAD binding domain-containing protein: protein MEPFKLIRVQDNAAAIQSAGTGRSKFIAGGTNMLDLMKLNIETPSKVIDINKLPLYKIEELPNGGVRIGALVKNSDLSYNPYIKTHFPLLSEALLSGASPQLRNMASVGGNLMQRTRCPYFYNTDFACNKRLPGSGCAAISGYNRMNAVLGTSDKCIAAHPSDMCVALAALGAVIHVLGTKGIRTIPFSEFHLLPGQTPHLEHNLRQDELITHIEIPALPFAAKSHYLKVRDRASYEFALTSAAVALDVQNGIIKGARIALGGVGTKPWRSLEAEKALIGAPANTDTYKKAADLALASAKPYKDNAFKVELAKRTLVRALKTVEGLS, encoded by the coding sequence ATGGAACCATTTAAACTAATCCGGGTACAAGACAACGCAGCTGCAATACAATCAGCAGGTACCGGCCGATCCAAATTCATAGCAGGCGGAACGAACATGCTTGATCTGATGAAACTGAATATTGAGACACCCAGCAAGGTTATTGATATCAATAAGCTACCGCTTTATAAAATAGAAGAATTGCCCAATGGCGGTGTCCGAATTGGCGCATTGGTCAAGAACAGCGATCTGTCTTACAATCCTTATATCAAAACACATTTCCCGCTACTGTCGGAAGCTTTACTGTCGGGTGCTTCGCCACAATTAAGAAATATGGCTTCTGTAGGCGGTAACCTGATGCAGCGTACCAGATGTCCATATTTTTATAATACAGACTTTGCCTGCAATAAACGCCTGCCTGGTTCCGGTTGCGCTGCGATCAGCGGCTATAACCGGATGAACGCTGTTTTGGGAACCAGTGATAAATGTATAGCCGCTCACCCGTCGGATATGTGCGTGGCATTGGCGGCTTTGGGCGCTGTAATTCACGTACTGGGAACTAAGGGAATAAGAACGATTCCATTTAGTGAGTTCCACTTACTCCCCGGCCAAACACCACATTTAGAGCACAACTTAAGGCAGGATGAATTAATCACACATATCGAAATTCCTGCATTGCCATTTGCTGCCAAATCACATTATTTGAAAGTACGCGACCGGGCATCTTATGAGTTCGCACTGACCTCAGCCGCCGTTGCATTAGATGTTCAAAACGGTATCATTAAAGGGGCAAGAATAGCGTTAGGAGGCGTCGGTACCAAACCCTGGCGGTCATTGGAAGCAGAAAAGGCCCTAATTGGTGCGCCGGCAAACACTGACACTTATAAAAAAGCCGCAGATTTAGCTTTGGCTTCGGCAAAACCATACAAAGACAACGCA
- a CDS encoding (2Fe-2S)-binding protein, giving the protein MADTIDNSPEDYNKSKGGTTRRGFLSQLGVAGAGLTLAPLLAGATEATRETEAVAAAPAEITTVGLTINGKKQILNLDSRVTLLDALREKLALPGTKKGCDHGQCGACTVLVDGRRINSCLTLVGMCDGAEVTTIEGLANGDQLHPMQEAFLKHDGLQCGYCTPGQICSAVGLVKEGHAKTDADIKELMSGNICRCGAYQNIVAAIKEVQNA; this is encoded by the coding sequence ATGGCGGATACTATAGATAACTCACCTGAAGATTATAATAAATCCAAAGGAGGCACAACCCGGCGCGGATTTTTGTCCCAGTTGGGTGTAGCGGGTGCCGGACTAACCCTTGCTCCGTTATTGGCGGGAGCAACTGAAGCAACAAGAGAAACAGAGGCTGTAGCTGCTGCACCTGCGGAGATTACGACGGTTGGTCTGACGATCAACGGAAAAAAACAAATACTGAACCTGGATTCCAGGGTTACGCTGTTAGATGCTTTACGGGAAAAGCTGGCGCTTCCGGGAACCAAAAAAGGTTGCGATCATGGTCAGTGCGGCGCTTGCACAGTATTGGTGGATGGCCGCCGTATTAATTCTTGCCTTACATTGGTTGGAATGTGCGACGGAGCCGAGGTTACAACCATTGAAGGTTTAGCAAATGGTGACCAATTGCATCCCATGCAGGAAGCATTTTTGAAACACGACGGTTTGCAGTGCGGCTATTGTACACCCGGGCAGATCTGTTCGGCGGTGGGTTTAGTTAAAGAAGGCCATGCTAAAACAGACGCAGATATCAAAGAGCTCATGAGTGGTAATATTTGCCGTTGCGGGGCCTATCAAAATATTGTAGCCGCAATAAAGGAAGTTCAAAACGCATAA